From Methanobacterium petrolearium, a single genomic window includes:
- a CDS encoding UDP-N-acetylglucosamine 4,6-dehydratase family protein, with amino-acid sequence MTDFYKDKVVLVTGGTGSIGSEIVKKLIKFQPKIVRVLDNNETALFELEQELNTERIRTFIGDIRDKERLKRAFENVDIVFHAGALKHVSLCEFNPFDAVKTNVLGTQNVLNAALDMNVKKVITISTDKAVNPINVMGATKLLAERLTISANHYVGDRNTVFSCVRFGNVLDSRGSVVPIFKKQIEKGGPLTITDPEMTRFVMSIPEAVDLILQAGEIAGGNEIFILKMPALNIVDLAEVMIEVLAPQYGFTPDEIKIEYMGKRLGEKMFEELMTTEELTHVVENGELFVLNSKYIPDVNKNFDYNSHLARKLSKDEIKDVIGKFLNL; translated from the coding sequence ATGACTGACTTTTACAAAGATAAAGTGGTTCTGGTAACTGGTGGAACCGGTTCAATTGGTAGTGAGATCGTAAAAAAACTCATCAAGTTCCAGCCAAAGATTGTCAGGGTTCTGGATAACAATGAAACAGCACTTTTTGAACTGGAACAGGAACTAAACACCGAAAGGATCCGAACATTCATAGGAGATATAAGGGATAAAGAAAGATTAAAACGTGCTTTTGAAAATGTTGATATTGTTTTTCATGCCGGGGCTTTAAAGCATGTTTCTCTTTGTGAATTCAATCCATTTGATGCCGTTAAAACCAATGTTCTGGGAACTCAGAATGTGCTTAATGCTGCTCTGGATATGAATGTGAAAAAGGTAATAACCATCAGCACTGATAAAGCTGTTAATCCTATAAATGTAATGGGAGCCACTAAACTATTAGCAGAACGTCTGACAATATCAGCCAATCACTATGTTGGAGATAGAAATACTGTTTTTTCATGCGTAAGATTTGGAAATGTCCTCGACTCTCGAGGTTCTGTAGTGCCTATCTTCAAAAAACAGATCGAAAAAGGGGGTCCTTTGACAATAACTGACCCTGAAATGACTCGCTTTGTGATGAGCATACCTGAAGCTGTGGATTTAATTCTGCAAGCTGGCGAAATAGCTGGGGGAAATGAAATATTCATACTCAAAATGCCAGCCCTGAATATCGTAGATCTGGCAGAGGTCATGATAGAAGTATTAGCTCCCCAATACGGTTTCACTCCGGATGAAATAAAAATTGAGTATATGGGAAAAAGACTTGGCGAAAAAATGTTCGAGGAACTTATGACTACTGAAGAATTAACTCATGTAGTAGAGAATGGTGAATTATTTGTTTTAAACTCCAAATACATTCCAGATGTAAATAAAAATTTTGATTATAACTCCCATTTAGCCAGAAAGTTGTCTAAAGATGAGATCAAAGATGTTATAGGTAAATTTCTTAATCTTTAA
- a CDS encoding glycosyltransferase, producing the protein MKILIIADSLKVGVGSDKFAAILGSELHAQGYHVSYLTLMDGNPKYNFKGDYYTLNEDDIYGNDIKRGFNLLRNSSKVKKICKDLDIDIMISAGDPANFYAILSRWLYGNTVRIIISQHMNPEIFMDSPLKYRLIRSFYPHADEIVCVSKEIEKIFNESYGFKNTSTIYNMMDIEKNLKLSEEKLPDQYKDFFQGNVKENRGENPYFNFINLGRLDRQKGQWFLIRGFRRVVDKYKNARLFILGEGDLREKLEGLINDLGLNKNVFLLGEQENVFPFFKNSDCFVFSSLWEGLPLVLIESLSMDLPIISTDCKTGPREILCPELSLNKAVDYPYFGECAILTQNFTNELIFKPLMEVPLNQSENMLSNLMIKIIEEPELRDKYSNGLKRAEDFSYKKIIKDWEKILDK; encoded by the coding sequence ATGAAAATTTTAATAATTGCAGATTCATTAAAAGTTGGTGTAGGCTCAGATAAGTTCGCAGCTATTCTAGGCAGTGAACTACATGCCCAAGGATATCATGTTTCTTATCTAACTTTAATGGATGGTAACCCCAAATACAATTTTAAAGGAGATTATTATACTCTCAATGAAGACGATATTTATGGAAATGATATAAAAAGGGGATTTAATCTTTTACGAAATTCTTCTAAAGTTAAAAAAATCTGCAAGGATCTGGATATAGACATCATGATTTCAGCAGGTGATCCTGCTAATTTTTATGCAATTTTAAGTCGCTGGCTTTATGGTAACACTGTTCGTATCATTATCTCACAGCATATGAATCCTGAAATATTCATGGACAGCCCACTTAAATACCGCTTAATAAGGTCCTTTTATCCCCATGCCGATGAAATTGTCTGTGTTTCTAAGGAAATTGAAAAAATCTTTAATGAAAGTTATGGTTTTAAAAATACTTCCACTATTTATAATATGATGGATATTGAAAAAAACCTTAAATTATCGGAAGAAAAACTCCCAGACCAATATAAAGACTTTTTCCAGGGAAATGTAAAGGAAAACCGCGGTGAAAATCCATATTTTAACTTCATTAATCTGGGCAGGTTGGACCGCCAGAAGGGGCAATGGTTTCTGATTCGAGGCTTTCGGCGAGTGGTGGATAAATATAAAAATGCAAGGTTATTCATCCTGGGTGAAGGGGATTTAAGAGAAAAGTTGGAAGGGTTAATAAATGATCTTGGATTAAATAAAAATGTTTTTCTTTTGGGTGAACAGGAAAATGTATTTCCTTTTTTTAAAAATTCTGATTGCTTTGTCTTTAGCTCATTATGGGAAGGTTTACCTTTGGTCTTGATTGAATCTCTTTCAATGGACCTTCCTATTATATCTACAGATTGTAAAACTGGCCCAAGGGAAATATTATGTCCTGAATTGAGTTTGAACAAAGCAGTTGATTATCCCTATTTTGGAGAATGTGCCATTCTCACTCAAAATTTTACCAACGAACTTATATTTAAACCTCTAATGGAAGTACCCTTAAATCAATCTGAGAATATGCTGTCCAATCTGATGATAAAAATAATTGAAGAACCGGAATTAAGAGATAAATATTCAAATGGACTAAAAAGGGCAGAAGATTTTTCCTATAAAAAAATCATTAAAGATTGGGAAAAAATATTAGATAAATAG
- a CDS encoding glycosyltransferase translates to MADIDIIIGVKNEEEHIERCIRSLIHQTIEDINILVVDGKSGDKTRKIVKRLMDEDPRVRLLSNERETISTGRNIGLKAGTSKYIAYLDGHAYVDSNWLELLYTSFKEYEGKCQLGGVGSTYASPEDDTNFGKTVAYCVQTLFGGIGTSYTKEEDIHPVDTVAFALYKRSILEKEAVYYDEKMTQCEDTDFNHQLVNNGYVLLKHPKALVYQYRRKNIRQFSRQMYKYGEGRYKLAKKYGETLKYYHLIPVFTIVYLIFAVISLILFLIIPTNFNYLILIWSPIILYLLMDVLYTILIITKQGSFKHASALLIFPVIHLGYGLGFLKGLIS, encoded by the coding sequence ATGGCAGATATAGACATCATTATAGGTGTTAAAAACGAAGAAGAACACATAGAAAGGTGCATCCGATCCCTCATTCATCAGACCATAGAAGACATAAACATACTTGTGGTTGATGGAAAGTCAGGGGATAAGACCAGGAAGATAGTAAAAAGACTCATGGATGAAGACCCCCGCGTTAGACTTTTATCCAATGAAAGGGAGACCATAAGCACCGGGCGTAATATAGGCCTCAAAGCCGGTACATCAAAATACATAGCCTACCTGGACGGACATGCATATGTGGATAGTAACTGGCTGGAACTGCTTTACACATCCTTTAAAGAATACGAAGGTAAGTGTCAGTTGGGCGGTGTTGGCTCTACCTACGCCAGCCCAGAAGATGATACTAATTTCGGGAAAACAGTCGCCTACTGTGTGCAAACACTTTTCGGAGGAATTGGAACCTCGTACACCAAGGAAGAAGATATACATCCCGTAGATACCGTGGCATTTGCATTGTACAAAAGATCCATTCTAGAAAAGGAAGCTGTTTATTACGATGAAAAGATGACCCAGTGTGAAGACACCGACTTCAACCACCAACTGGTAAATAATGGATACGTGCTCCTTAAACACCCCAAGGCATTAGTGTACCAGTACCGTCGCAAGAACATCAGGCAGTTCTCCAGACAGATGTATAAGTACGGGGAAGGGAGATACAAACTGGCCAAAAAATACGGTGAAACACTGAAATATTACCATTTAATCCCGGTTTTTACAATTGTCTACTTAATATTTGCAGTTATAAGTCTAATACTGTTCTTGATTATCCCAACAAACTTTAACTATTTGATTTTGATATGGTCCCCTATTATCCTTTATCTGTTGATGGATGTATTATACACCATCCTCATCATAACCAAGCAGGGTAGTTTCAAACATGCCTCTGCACTCCTGATATTTCCAGTTATACACCTGGGATATGGTCTTGGATTTCTAAAAGGATTAATTTCATAA
- a CDS encoding 4Fe-4S cluster-binding domain-containing protein — MVNFINIRNKIINTFIIFNSLTDARKYAYLNFKSKGTFKNDKMDYMSYGIKLIVFSTVFIFKSTIKYLSIYISSLMNGNKPIIFNSIEMVVTEKCNLLCPGCISLIPHYKDPENKDVDDLSSYLSTFLDVVDYISIIKIMGGEPFLNRNLSSFLEKFCSEKRYSEKFNKLVFITNGTVTPDKDTLKVMGLFKDKIEVRVSNYGKKSSKITDSLIDYNVVYVIGKDSNSHWVDIGDLKRKNRDEITLKKMFSECEAKKNCNTLLDGKLYLCPFAAHGTKLGFFPDDGSYVDLSSNRNYEKLCESFYKIRSLEYIGTCDYCDIPLSKTYVEESPN, encoded by the coding sequence ATGGTAAATTTCATCAATATAAGAAATAAAATTATTAACACATTTATTATCTTTAATTCCTTAACAGATGCCCGTAAATATGCATATTTAAATTTTAAAAGTAAAGGAACATTTAAAAACGATAAAATGGATTATATGTCCTATGGAATTAAATTAATAGTTTTTTCCACTGTTTTTATTTTCAAATCAACTATCAAATATCTTTCTATCTATATTTCTTCACTTATGAATGGAAATAAACCAATAATCTTTAACAGTATCGAAATGGTTGTAACAGAAAAATGTAATTTATTATGTCCAGGATGTATTAGTCTAATTCCACATTATAAAGATCCTGAAAATAAAGATGTAGATGATCTTAGCAGTTATTTATCCACTTTTTTAGACGTTGTTGATTACATTAGTATAATTAAAATTATGGGCGGAGAACCTTTTTTAAATAGAAATCTATCGTCTTTTTTGGAAAAATTTTGTTCTGAAAAAAGATATAGTGAAAAATTTAATAAATTAGTATTTATCACAAACGGCACTGTAACTCCAGATAAAGATACTCTAAAAGTTATGGGACTTTTTAAAGACAAGATAGAGGTTCGAGTTTCAAATTATGGAAAAAAAAGTAGTAAAATTACAGATTCGTTAATAGACTATAATGTAGTATATGTAATAGGCAAAGATTCCAATTCCCACTGGGTAGATATTGGTGATTTGAAAAGGAAAAATCGAGATGAAATAACCTTAAAGAAAATGTTTTCTGAATGTGAGGCAAAGAAAAACTGCAATACACTATTAGATGGAAAGCTTTATCTTTGTCCATTTGCAGCACATGGAACTAAATTAGGTTTTTTTCCAGATGATGGTAGTTATGTTGATTTAAGTTCAAATAGGAATTATGAAAAGTTATGTGAATCGTTTTATAAAATTCGAAGTTTAGAATATATAGGAACATGTGACTATTGTGATATACCCTTATCGAAAACTTATGTCGAGGAGTCTCCTAATTAA
- a CDS encoding (Fe-S)-binding protein encodes MLYFRGCVVREKLPQIEMATCMVLKKAGIDYDIWDGEECCGSFLLRTGFTDDALQVMHKTLQNLRNETILVSCAGCYNTLKNDYKKYLGVELDVIHTSQLFSNLIKQGIIKPEKLAVNVCYHDPCHLGRHCGEYQAPREVLDSVAHLVPMENEKENSHCCGAGGGVKSVYPKLASEIASKRVDDALQAGADLLVTCCPFCVLNLESENFKVIDLTEFFWLCNSVELLENNISDEDILKKSPNTQKKI; translated from the coding sequence ATGTTATATTTCAGAGGCTGTGTGGTGAGGGAAAAACTTCCCCAGATTGAGATGGCTACGTGCATGGTATTAAAGAAAGCCGGTATTGATTATGATATCTGGGATGGGGAAGAATGTTGTGGTTCTTTTCTACTTAGAACCGGCTTTACAGATGATGCATTGCAAGTGATGCATAAAACATTACAAAATTTAAGAAATGAAACTATACTCGTCTCCTGTGCAGGATGCTATAATACGTTAAAAAATGATTATAAAAAATATTTAGGTGTGGAGCTGGATGTTATCCATACTTCCCAATTATTCAGTAATTTAATAAAACAAGGAATCATTAAGCCTGAAAAACTCGCAGTTAATGTTTGTTATCATGACCCATGCCATTTAGGCAGGCATTGTGGAGAGTATCAGGCCCCCAGAGAAGTATTGGATTCTGTGGCCCATCTGGTTCCCATGGAAAATGAAAAAGAAAATTCGCACTGTTGTGGAGCGGGGGGAGGGGTGAAATCAGTTTATCCTAAGTTAGCCTCAGAGATCGCTTCAAAAAGGGTTGATGATGCACTCCAGGCTGGGGCAGATCTTCTGGTAACCTGCTGTCCTTTCTGTGTTTTGAACTTAGAGTCAGAAAATTTCAAGGTTATCGATCTTACCGAATTTTTTTGGTTATGTAATAGCGTTGAGTTACTTGAAAATAATATATCAGATGAAGATATCCTGAAAAAATCTCCAAATACACAGAAAAAAATTTGA
- a CDS encoding LUD domain-containing protein, with protein MKRSQLSIMNRSFTKLNERRSTLIYNEDTINLKERVQKIRKNSVEHLHLLLEKAQENLTANGIEVILAKDAEEARESIYQLIKNEDMIAKSKSNTAGEIQLTEYLESRDVEVLETDLGDRIVQFHTSRPTHPIGPACHLNMEKIAEVVSDKFQREVKAEPRAILETVKKDILEKLSQCKVGITGANSVAAEDGSLLMVHNEGNISLLTMLDLHIVLVGIDKLVPTLEDAMSVVKLETIYATGKTVPAYMNVVSSPSKTADIEQILLKDMYGAKRVVLIFLDNGRSRALEEKEECLWCIGCGACIVNCPVYTTLGPDFGYLRHLGGRGIVLSHFIENDEVCYDSGLYQCTLCGLCTVECPLEIPTNNMLEDLRKESVKKGLYLEKHGEIRENIRKRGSSFKQET; from the coding sequence ATGAAGAGATCTCAACTCAGTATAATGAACCGTTCATTTACTAAATTAAATGAAAGACGCTCCACCCTCATTTATAATGAAGATACAATTAATTTAAAGGAGAGAGTTCAAAAGATCAGGAAAAATTCTGTGGAACATCTTCACCTACTCTTGGAAAAAGCACAGGAAAATCTAACTGCTAATGGGATTGAAGTCATTCTGGCCAAAGATGCTGAAGAAGCTAGAGAATCCATATATCAACTGATCAAAAATGAGGATATGATTGCCAAATCCAAATCCAACACAGCAGGAGAAATACAGCTCACAGAATACCTTGAATCAAGGGATGTGGAAGTTTTAGAAACTGATTTAGGCGATAGGATAGTGCAATTCCATACTAGTCGCCCTACACATCCTATAGGACCCGCTTGTCACCTTAACATGGAGAAAATAGCAGAGGTGGTATCGGATAAATTTCAGAGGGAAGTTAAAGCTGAACCTCGGGCCATTCTGGAGACTGTTAAAAAAGATATCTTGGAAAAACTTTCCCAGTGCAAAGTGGGCATCACTGGAGCTAACAGTGTGGCTGCTGAAGATGGTTCTCTTCTAATGGTTCACAACGAAGGCAACATCAGCCTACTTACCATGTTGGACCTTCATATTGTCCTGGTGGGTATAGATAAATTAGTACCCACCCTTGAAGATGCTATGTCTGTGGTGAAACTGGAAACCATCTATGCCACCGGCAAAACCGTCCCTGCCTATATGAATGTGGTATCATCACCCTCAAAGACTGCAGATATTGAACAGATCCTATTGAAGGATATGTATGGAGCTAAAAGAGTGGTATTGATATTTTTAGATAACGGTCGAAGTAGAGCCTTAGAGGAAAAGGAGGAGTGTTTATGGTGTATTGGATGTGGAGCTTGTATTGTAAACTGTCCAGTGTACACCACACTTGGCCCTGATTTCGGTTATTTGCGTCATTTAGGTGGTAGAGGAATTGTTTTAAGTCATTTCATTGAGAATGATGAAGTTTGTTATGATTCAGGGCTTTACCAATGTACATTATGTGGTCTTTGCACAGTCGAATGTCCCCTGGAGATTCCCACCAACAATATGTTGGAAGATCTCAGGAAAGAATCTGTTAAAAAGGGTTTATATCTCGAAAAGCATGGTGAAATTCGCGAAAACATCAGGAAAAGAGGATCATCATTTAAACAGGAGACATAA
- a CDS encoding (5-formylfuran-3-yl)methyl phosphate synthase has protein sequence MLLLISPINTQEAREAIDGGADIVDVKNPKEGSLGANFPWVIKNIRKITPKNMKVSATLGDVPYKPGTVALAAAGAIVSGADYIKVGLYGTKNYSEALEVMENVVKTVDEFNSDAIVVAAGYADAHRVGAVDPMEIPKIAADSGSDLAMVDTAVKDGKTLFDFMNEEILSQFVEQTQEYGLKSALAGSVTEEQLPILAELGCDVVGIRGAACIGGDRNSGSIHHEAVARLKQIV, from the coding sequence TTGCTTCTCTTGATCAGTCCCATAAATACCCAAGAAGCACGAGAAGCCATAGACGGCGGTGCAGACATAGTCGATGTTAAAAATCCCAAAGAAGGTTCATTAGGTGCTAATTTTCCCTGGGTGATAAAAAACATCCGAAAAATAACTCCAAAAAACATGAAGGTGAGCGCTACATTAGGAGATGTCCCCTACAAACCAGGAACTGTGGCATTAGCTGCTGCAGGTGCAATAGTCTCCGGTGCAGATTATATCAAAGTAGGCCTTTATGGCACAAAAAATTATTCTGAAGCCTTGGAAGTTATGGAAAATGTGGTTAAAACTGTAGATGAATTTAATAGTGACGCAATTGTTGTGGCAGCAGGTTATGCCGACGCCCATCGAGTGGGTGCTGTAGATCCTATGGAAATACCTAAAATAGCAGCAGATAGTGGATCAGATCTGGCCATGGTTGATACTGCTGTTAAAGATGGTAAAACACTGTTTGATTTCATGAATGAAGAAATTTTATCTCAGTTTGTTGAACAAACACAGGAATATGGTCTTAAATCAGCTTTAGCAGGTTCAGTTACCGAAGAACAGTTGCCCATCCTTGCAGAACTTGGCTGTGATGTGGTTGGAATTCGTGGAGCAGCATGCATTGGTGGAGATCGAAATTCTGGCAGCATTCATCACGAAGCTGTGGCACGATTAAAACAAATAGTGTAA
- the guaB gene encoding IMP dehydrogenase, translating to MFSDKLNKAPEGFTFDDFLLVPSISNIEPKDVDTRSRVSRSYSLNIPIVSSAMDTVTEGEMAIALAQEGGLGVIHRNMTIKEQVAEVEKVKRSEDLTIRDVITTSPESSIKEANSLMDIEDVSGLPVVENEKIIGIISRRDIQPIINSDAHRNVREFMTEEVVTISESTTPEEALDIAYDNKVERLPVVQNNRIVGIVTIRDILERKKHPHAVRDNDGKFLVAAATGPFDLERAIALDNAGADIIAMDVAHAHKPSIIESAKKMKENIQADLLVGNIATGEAAEAIISGADVDGLKVGIGPGSICTTRIIAGVGVPQLTAISSVADVARDHGVPVIADGGLRYSGDVAKAIAVGADSVMLGSLLAGTTESPGDVVIMNGRKFKQYRGMGSLGAMTGGSGAGTDRYFQEVKGPMKHAKLVPEGVEGVVPFKGPANEVIFQLMGGLKASMGYCGAINIKEMWEKSRFVRITSSGMTESHPHDLMITNESPNYPTTRLM from the coding sequence ATGTTTTCTGATAAATTGAATAAAGCCCCAGAAGGATTTACCTTTGACGATTTTTTACTAGTACCTTCTATATCAAATATTGAACCTAAAGATGTTGACACCAGAAGCAGAGTTTCCCGAAGTTATAGTCTAAACATCCCCATCGTCAGTTCGGCTATGGACACTGTTACTGAAGGAGAAATGGCCATTGCACTGGCACAGGAGGGTGGTTTGGGTGTTATTCATCGTAACATGACCATTAAAGAGCAAGTGGCCGAGGTTGAAAAGGTCAAACGTTCTGAAGATCTCACCATAAGAGATGTTATAACCACTTCTCCGGAAAGTTCCATTAAAGAAGCCAATTCCTTAATGGATATAGAGGATGTTAGTGGTCTTCCAGTGGTGGAAAATGAAAAGATCATTGGCATAATCAGCAGAAGAGATATTCAGCCCATTATAAATTCTGATGCACATAGAAATGTCCGTGAATTCATGACTGAAGAAGTGGTGACCATCAGTGAATCCACCACTCCTGAAGAAGCACTGGACATAGCCTATGATAACAAAGTCGAAAGACTTCCCGTTGTTCAAAACAACCGTATTGTTGGAATTGTTACCATTAGAGATATTCTTGAACGAAAGAAACATCCCCATGCAGTTCGTGATAATGATGGAAAGTTCCTGGTTGCTGCAGCCACTGGCCCATTTGACCTGGAACGGGCTATTGCTCTGGATAATGCCGGAGCAGACATCATTGCCATGGACGTGGCCCACGCCCATAAACCATCCATTATAGAGTCTGCAAAGAAAATGAAAGAAAATATACAGGCTGATCTCTTGGTGGGTAACATTGCAACTGGTGAAGCAGCCGAAGCAATCATATCCGGTGCTGATGTGGATGGTCTGAAAGTGGGCATAGGCCCTGGTTCAATCTGCACCACCAGGATCATAGCTGGTGTGGGAGTTCCACAGTTAACCGCTATATCATCAGTTGCTGATGTTGCCAGAGACCATGGAGTCCCAGTAATAGCAGATGGTGGACTCAGATACTCGGGTGATGTTGCAAAAGCCATAGCAGTAGGAGCAGACTCAGTTATGCTCGGAAGTTTACTTGCCGGAACAACGGAATCTCCTGGTGATGTGGTTATAATGAACGGACGCAAATTCAAACAGTACCGTGGAATGGGTTCATTAGGTGCCATGACCGGAGGTTCAGGAGCAGGTACCGACCGTTATTTCCAGGAAGTTAAAGGACCAATGAAACACGCCAAACTGGTACCAGAAGGTGTTGAAGGGGTTGTACCATTTAAAGGACCAGCTAACGAAGTCATCTTCCAACTCATGGGTGGTCTTAAAGCTTCCATGGGTTACTGTGGTGCAATTAACATTAAAGAGATGTGGGAAAAATCCCGTTTTGTCAGGATCACCTCCAGTGGTATGACAGAAAGTCACCCCCATGATCTGATGATAACCAATGAAAGCCCAAACTATCCAACAACACGTTTAATGTAG
- a CDS encoding molybdenum cofactor guanylyltransferase, with product MKSCIILCGGRSRRMGQDKGLMGFEKKPLIIHILETLQDVVDEITVVFRDNKQLNSYKKHINTYLSPHQNHIPFLRYAVDFEKDQGPLVGLLTGLSFIKTDGALVLPCDSPFVSQQFIKNIFNINEKHRPGENNHDIEFLAIIPTWPDGSLEPLHAYYHKDCIPFIKKQLKAGSKDVRSVLKTMNVNYVKVEVLDPEKISFANLNRPEDIKSVNSHSKD from the coding sequence ATGAAATCATGCATAATACTTTGTGGTGGCAGAAGCCGACGCATGGGGCAGGATAAAGGGTTGATGGGTTTTGAAAAGAAACCTCTTATAATCCATATACTGGAAACCCTCCAAGATGTTGTAGATGAGATTACAGTGGTTTTCAGGGATAATAAACAGCTTAACTCCTATAAAAAACATATCAACACTTACCTATCCCCTCATCAGAATCATATTCCCTTTTTACGATATGCAGTTGACTTTGAAAAGGATCAGGGCCCTTTAGTCGGATTGCTAACTGGTTTATCATTTATAAAAACCGATGGGGCACTGGTTTTACCTTGTGACTCGCCTTTTGTTTCTCAACAGTTTATAAAGAATATTTTCAACATTAATGAGAAACATAGACCAGGTGAAAATAATCATGACATCGAATTTCTGGCCATAATTCCTACCTGGCCAGATGGATCCTTGGAACCTTTACATGCATATTACCATAAAGATTGTATTCCTTTTATCAAAAAACAATTAAAAGCAGGATCAAAAGACGTTAGATCGGTTTTAAAGACCATGAATGTTAACTATGTTAAAGTTGAAGTTTTAGATCCTGAAAAAATTAGTTTCGCCAATTTAAACCGTCCAGAAGACATTAAATCAGTTAATTCTCACAGTAAAGATTAA
- a CDS encoding pseudomurein-binding protein produces MVDTVLEFKRLNGDLPEYAVVDGCRIEKREYVDMIERVNKFFLEMGRNPGCVEIGPIDDVPAVEKLSI; encoded by the coding sequence ATGGTTGATACGGTATTAGAGTTTAAAAGGTTGAATGGAGACCTACCTGAATATGCGGTTGTCGACGGCTGCCGCATCGAAAAAAGAGAATATGTTGACATGATCGAAAGGGTCAATAAATTCTTCCTGGAAATGGGGAGAAACCCGGGTTGTGTTGAAATCGGACCTATTGATGACGTCCCTGCGGTGGAAAAACTATCAATATAG
- the cbiT gene encoding precorrin-6Y C5,15-methyltransferase (decarboxylating) subunit CbiT has translation MIRDEDFIQSKQVPGPTKEEVRCLVMCKAHIYQEDVVLDVGCGTGGLTVESAQRAHKVIAIDKNPEAVSLTQQNLIKHKLLEKVKLIEGDALSVMTELTSFDVLLIGGSSGDLPQIISQGYEKLNLNGRIVVTSILLETRVEAVETFKKLNMTLDVVEVTIAKGNITDRGTMMMGRNPITIISAVKNEYGNP, from the coding sequence ATGATAAGAGATGAAGATTTCATCCAGTCTAAACAAGTTCCTGGCCCTACCAAAGAGGAAGTGCGATGTTTGGTGATGTGTAAGGCACATATCTACCAGGAGGATGTGGTACTGGATGTTGGTTGTGGAACCGGAGGATTGACAGTTGAATCAGCCCAGAGGGCACATAAAGTTATAGCAATCGATAAAAACCCTGAAGCCGTATCACTCACCCAACAAAATCTTATAAAACATAAACTTCTAGAAAAGGTGAAACTCATTGAAGGAGATGCACTCAGTGTTATGACGGAACTTACCTCCTTTGATGTACTCTTAATTGGAGGTAGCAGTGGAGACCTTCCCCAGATAATCAGTCAGGGATATGAAAAGCTTAATTTAAATGGCAGGATAGTAGTCACTTCAATACTTCTTGAAACCCGTGTGGAAGCTGTTGAAACATTCAAAAAACTTAACATGACTCTTGATGTTGTTGAAGTCACCATTGCCAAGGGCAATATCACAGATAGGGGTACCATGATGATGGGACGAAACCCCATAACTATCATCTCTGCAGTTAAGAATGAGTATGGCAACCCCTGA
- a CDS encoding UbiX family flavin prenyltransferase translates to MIVVAITGASGVVYGVRLLEVLKEMGKDTALVVTEPARIILKHEMGVDEDHLKKLCHHFYEPNDLTAAINSGSCRFESMIIVPCTMKTISAISSGFASNAVTRTADVALKERRTLLIVPRETPLRSVHLENMLKISKEGGIILPAMPAFYHQPQNIEELVDFLVGKILDILHIDHNLYQRWHGEVP, encoded by the coding sequence ATGATAGTGGTAGCCATTACAGGAGCAAGTGGTGTTGTTTACGGTGTCAGATTACTGGAAGTATTGAAAGAGATGGGAAAAGACACTGCACTGGTGGTAACTGAACCAGCACGCATAATACTCAAACATGAAATGGGAGTGGATGAGGACCACCTTAAAAAACTTTGTCACCATTTTTATGAACCCAATGACCTTACCGCTGCCATTAACAGTGGTTCATGCAGGTTTGAATCCATGATCATTGTTCCATGTACCATGAAAACCATATCTGCTATTTCTAGTGGGTTTGCCAGTAATGCAGTCACCCGAACTGCTGATGTGGCTTTAAAAGAGAGAAGAACCTTGTTAATCGTGCCAAGGGAAACTCCCCTACGTTCAGTTCACCTTGAAAACATGTTGAAAATCAGTAAAGAGGGAGGCATTATCTTACCAGCCATGCCTGCCTTTTATCATCAACCCCAGAACATTGAGGAACTGGTGGACTTTCTGGTGGGTAAAATACTGGACATTCTACACATTGACCATAACCTTTACCAGAGATGGCATGGGGAGGTACCATGA